Proteins encoded together in one Planctomyces sp. SH-PL14 window:
- a CDS encoding DUF2177 family protein, which translates to MAIKLYLILLPIFLAIDAVWIGVVMKAFYNAELGELAKRGADGGLSPRWIPAVLVYALIPLGIVAFVRPAMGAEATVGQAAGWGALFGLIVYGVYDLTNRATIEKFSLRMTLVDLAWGATVCALSAVIVRVAERWMTTRLPVE; encoded by the coding sequence ATGGCGATCAAGCTGTACCTGATTCTGCTGCCGATCTTCCTGGCGATCGACGCCGTATGGATCGGCGTGGTGATGAAAGCGTTCTACAACGCGGAGCTGGGGGAGCTGGCGAAACGTGGAGCGGACGGGGGGCTCTCGCCCCGGTGGATTCCGGCCGTGCTGGTTTATGCTCTCATTCCGCTGGGGATTGTCGCGTTCGTCCGGCCGGCGATGGGCGCGGAGGCGACGGTGGGCCAGGCGGCGGGCTGGGGAGCGCTGTTCGGCCTGATTGTGTACGGGGTCTATGACCTGACGAATCGGGCCACCATCGAGAAGTTCTCGCTGAGGATGACGCTCGTCGATCTGGCGTGGGGGGCGACGGTCTGTGCCCTCTCGGCGGTCATTGTCCGCGTGGCGGAGCGCTGGATGACGACCCGCCTTCCGGTCGAGTAG
- a CDS encoding LamG-like jellyroll fold domain-containing protein, giving the protein MHTPDSIPRRPSGARNARGSVSKAVALTLGLLAAAGAVAGFWLLATVGTATKAMAADGPLQDKTLVAWVAPANLTQRGGSALTLDDLGGHFDGIVFGELTPARWMAGSEFYRRTMQNQENWPAETATPAKLVQIAITYRGRTVTTYHDGVEYSRHEIADAPVSFGPGTVVMIGPRHIANRQFFAGAIEDARIYDAALTAQEIAALRPDTNGGPAPWAWWSFDEKTARERTGRFPQVRLQGGAKVEEGRLILNGQGAALFAAVEAGVVEETAAKSAPETETPARAPVPAEQYVLNYHLMHPGGDSVPGDPNAAFCLDGVYHLHYILGHPWNGKHSFSFVHVTSPDMLHWTWQPTQLQPSFTGHGMFSGTGFLTKEGRPAAIYHGESSGRNQIAIAKDNQLSAWEKPYPVEPKNPDGTEAKVQHWDPDCFLIGDTYYSISGGENPPLFKSQDLKNWTVVGPFLQRDLPDVAIGEDISCPNFFPIGDKWMLLCISHDLGCRYYLGDWDAKAEQFVPERHGRMNFRRDGQSLFGRSSWRVDYFAPESVKTPDGRRVMWSWLATLDRNNGHMDLRTIQSLPRELSLAEDGSLRIQPLRELESLRHDPVTASDIALTDIARDLLADKLPKGKTIAQLPGEAAELRITIPRREALRKLFGITLFADGQGGGLPIIFRPETGALRVGTSEAPFAISDLPENEDIELRIFVDRYLVEVFVNGRQALIGSYPNHTGKLNVEAFTIGAPTTFKTVDVWKLHPTNQGFREAQTDRKWEPATSIP; this is encoded by the coding sequence ATGCACACACCGGACTCCATCCCGCGTCGTCCTTCGGGCGCCCGCAACGCCCGAGGCTCCGTTTCCAAAGCCGTCGCCCTGACGCTGGGGCTCCTCGCCGCCGCCGGAGCGGTCGCCGGGTTCTGGCTGCTCGCCACGGTCGGGACCGCAACGAAAGCGATGGCGGCCGACGGCCCGCTGCAGGACAAGACCCTCGTCGCCTGGGTCGCTCCGGCCAACCTGACGCAGCGCGGCGGCAGCGCCCTGACGCTCGACGACCTCGGCGGTCACTTCGACGGCATCGTCTTCGGAGAACTCACCCCGGCCAGGTGGATGGCGGGGAGCGAGTTTTACCGGCGGACGATGCAAAACCAGGAGAACTGGCCCGCCGAAACGGCGACGCCCGCCAAGCTCGTCCAGATCGCCATCACCTACCGGGGCCGGACGGTCACCACCTACCACGACGGCGTGGAGTATTCGCGGCACGAGATCGCCGACGCGCCCGTCTCGTTCGGCCCGGGAACGGTCGTCATGATCGGTCCGCGGCACATCGCGAACCGGCAGTTCTTCGCGGGCGCCATCGAGGACGCCCGCATCTACGACGCCGCCCTGACGGCGCAGGAGATCGCGGCCCTGCGGCCGGACACCAACGGCGGTCCCGCGCCGTGGGCGTGGTGGAGTTTCGATGAGAAGACGGCCCGGGAGCGGACCGGCCGCTTCCCGCAAGTTCGACTGCAAGGGGGAGCGAAAGTGGAAGAAGGTCGGTTGATCCTGAATGGGCAAGGCGCGGCGCTCTTCGCCGCGGTGGAGGCGGGCGTCGTCGAAGAGACCGCCGCCAAATCCGCGCCGGAGACGGAGACGCCCGCCAGAGCCCCGGTCCCCGCGGAGCAGTACGTTCTCAACTACCACCTCATGCATCCGGGGGGAGACAGCGTCCCGGGAGACCCCAATGCCGCGTTCTGCCTCGACGGGGTCTACCACCTGCACTACATCCTCGGGCATCCGTGGAATGGGAAGCACTCCTTTTCGTTCGTCCACGTGACGAGCCCGGACATGCTCCACTGGACGTGGCAGCCGACCCAGCTTCAGCCGTCGTTCACCGGCCACGGCATGTTCAGCGGCACCGGATTCCTGACCAAGGAGGGCCGCCCCGCCGCGATCTATCACGGCGAGTCCTCGGGCCGGAACCAGATCGCGATCGCCAAGGACAACCAGCTCTCCGCGTGGGAGAAGCCCTACCCCGTCGAGCCGAAGAATCCGGACGGCACCGAAGCCAAAGTCCAGCACTGGGACCCGGACTGCTTCCTGATCGGCGACACCTACTACTCCATCTCCGGCGGCGAGAATCCCCCGCTCTTCAAGTCCCAGGACCTCAAGAACTGGACCGTCGTCGGCCCGTTCCTGCAGCGGGACCTTCCCGACGTCGCGATCGGCGAGGACATCTCGTGCCCCAACTTCTTCCCGATCGGCGACAAGTGGATGCTGCTGTGCATCTCGCACGACCTCGGCTGCCGCTACTACCTCGGCGACTGGGACGCCAAGGCGGAGCAGTTCGTGCCTGAGCGTCACGGCCGGATGAATTTCCGGCGCGACGGCCAGAGCCTCTTTGGCCGCAGTTCCTGGCGGGTCGACTACTTCGCTCCCGAGAGCGTGAAAACGCCCGACGGCCGCCGCGTCATGTGGTCCTGGCTGGCGACGCTCGACCGGAACAACGGCCACATGGACCTGCGGACGATCCAGTCTCTCCCCCGCGAGCTGAGCCTCGCGGAAGACGGCAGCCTCCGGATCCAACCGCTTCGCGAGCTTGAGTCGCTCCGCCACGATCCGGTGACCGCCAGCGACATCGCCCTCACCGACATCGCCCGGGACCTCCTCGCCGACAAGCTTCCGAAGGGCAAGACGATCGCCCAGCTACCGGGCGAAGCGGCTGAGCTCCGGATCACGATCCCGCGGCGGGAAGCCCTTCGAAAACTCTTCGGAATCACGCTCTTCGCCGACGGCCAGGGGGGTGGGCTTCCGATCATTTTCCGTCCGGAAACCGGAGCGCTGCGGGTCGGCACGTCTGAGGCCCCGTTCGCGATCTCCGACCTGCCGGAGAACGAGGACATCGAACTGCGGATCTTTGTCGACCGCTACCTCGTGGAAGTCTTCGTCAACGGCCGCCAGGCCCTCATCGGCTCCTACCCGAACCACACCGGCAAGCTGAACGTCGAGGCGTTTACCATCGGCGCCCCCACGACGTTCAAGACGGTGGATGTCTGGAAGCTCCACCCGACGAACCAGGGATTTCGAGAGGCCCAAACGGACAGAAAGTGGGAACCGGCCACCAGTATTCCATAA